In one Colletotrichum destructivum chromosome 2, complete sequence genomic region, the following are encoded:
- a CDS encoding Putative NodB domain, glycoside hydrolase/deacetylase, beta/alpha-barrel — protein MPETYHAHPDYGYDRDFKGYGEKGIACPWPNDAKIAVSFVINYEEGGERSVLAGDGVSETNLRENPMGPAKTNERNYNVESEYEYGSRAGFWRLFRLFNSRRMKFTLYAVAQAVEQQPEVAARCVEEGHDVASHAYRWIDYHDMPVEAEKEYIRKCVASLKSLTGYAPRGWYYGRNSPHSRTLVPQVYEELGEQLVWASDTYADDVPYWIDLPLERDREDPKGCLMVPYSYDCNDFKFHTAGSGFRDPMGFYTHLKNAFDVLYEEGQEGTPKMMTIGLHCRIIGRPGRLGALRDFVDYIAQKEGVWVATRTEIAEAFKAKYPYKKGHLA, from the exons ATGCCTGAAACGTACCACGCCCACCCGGATTACGGCTACGACCGCGACTTCAAGGGTTACGGCGAAAAGGGAATCGCTTGCCCGTGGCCCAACGATGCCAAAATCGCCGTCTCGTTTGTTATCAACTATGAAGAG GGCGGCGAACgctccgtcctcgccggcgacggcgtgtCCGAGACCAACCTGCGCGAGAACCCCATGGGCCCGGCCAAGACCAACGAGCGCAACTACAACGTCGAGTCCGAGTACGAGTACGGGTCACGGGCGGGCTTCTGGCGCCTCTTCCGCCTCTTCAACTCGCGGCGCATGAAGTTCACTCTTTACGCCGTCgcgcaggccgtcgagcagcagcccgaggtcgccgcGCGGTGCGTTGAGGAAGGGCACGACGTGGCCTCGCACGCCTACCGCTGGATCGACTACCACGACATgcccgtcgaggccgagaaggagtaCATCCGCAAGTGCGTCGCCTCGCTCAAGTCGCTGACGGGCTACGCGCCACGCGGGTGGTACTACGGGCGCAACTCGCCGCACTCGCGCACGCTGGTGCCGCAGGTCTAcgaggagctgggcgagcAGCTCGTCTGGGCGAGCGACACgtacgccgacgacgtgccGTACTGGATCGACCTGCCGCTCGAGCGGGACCGCGAGGACCCCAAGGGCTGCCTGATGGTGCCGTACAGCTACGACTGCAACGACTTCAAGTTCCACacggccggctccggcttcCGCGACCCCATGGGCTTCTACACCCACCTGAAAAACGCCTTTGACGTGCTGTACGAGGAGGGGCAGGAGGGCACGCCCAAGATGATGACCATCGGCCTGCACTGCCGCATCAtcgggcggccggggcggctGGGCGCGCTGCGGGACTTTGTGGACTACATCGCGCAGAAGGAGGGCGTCTGGGTCGCGACGAGGACCGAGATTGCCGAGGCGTTCAAGGCCAAGTATCCGTACAAGAAGGGGCATTTGGCGTGA
- a CDS encoding uncharacterized protein (Putative zn(2)Cys(6) fungal-type DNA-binding domain, transcription factor domain, fungi): MSAQFRTESIFDEASRSNPAAPTSASHSHPESPVSPRTGPPPNRKPRVALACKRCKRRKQRCDGAHPSCRSCQRAGSECVYERALRPHYPGGKSLYISALEERIAFLEARMPDYAEDHFSTSSAAKTPAPEAGAPRRESRESYSEDEPSSLVDGVAYLSLCASGTTDTAPEPFYLGSSSGATIARMIQSSIFHGAGGRALSEAMAATQPGVLSPPPPPPRKTASVSSHPDEMMSEFPYFAEAKMLFDVFFDRLHTRWPILDRKLYTTLFEQQYDHGSLSIQQRSIMHLVYAISARFLQLMKKPCDVDPQQHLMAAIEPMDYILEQHNLATVQFLLLLAVHGTRSPYGAGAWSQVRYAVTLCIELGLHRKPAVTASSSHGPRDLEIRRRAFWSCYCLDRMTSVVLGRTFAIADRDINVELPSDSVEFWDLTALGSPPSGQDPAWSNMEPFIHIIKLRRIQSRIHRCAYRVDKEVSACSPAERERLDAKMSAIRAELDGWARAIPHPPKGAATITWMYDPESAYHDSRDFFNLQYHKSVLSLFTVLLPTLKTSDTRFVTTARSAACVCTAYKRLNQQKTLSYTMTALHSCFVAGLTLVYCLWRDRSLFSYDALEATRACSQSLTIFGEKWPGAVKYRDIFDALSGSLFKTIVSPVSEPGPGPQPLRVDFAAEPVGSPTVPAGSPEDRARRRGSGAEEAVGDAVSDAVKEAFMEVDEEAPGGWQGWRMFNEMVQSDLAPGQVAGVGGPGTGPWAVAAQDPGFSPDFGQGGIPETMDSDWDFGGLEGLR, from the exons ATGTCAGCACAATTTCGGACCGAGAGCATATTTGACGAGGCGTCACGGAGCAATCCGGCGGctcccacgtcggcttctcACAGCCACCCAGAGAGCCCCGTCAGTCCCCGCACCGGACCTCCGCCGAACCGCAAGCCGCGAGTCGCTTTGGCCTGTAAGCGCTGTAAGCGGAGGAAGCAGAGG TGCGACGGCGCCCATCCGAGTTGCAGATCGTGCCAAAGGGCAGGTTCCGAATGTGTCTACGAACGGGCCCTGAGACCGCATTATCCCGGCGGGAAGTCGCT ATACATCAGCGCCCTCGAGGAGAGgatcgccttcctcgaggcccGAATGCCGGACTACGCCGAGGACCACTTCTCAACGTCCTCCGCCgcgaagacgccggcgccagaAGCTGGGGCTCCCCGGCGTGAATCACGAGAATCGTACTCCGAGGATGAGCCCTCTTCGCTGGTCGATGGCGTTGCTTACCTGTCGCTCTGCGCGTCTGGCACGACGGACACCGCTCCGGAGCCGTTCTACCTCGGGTCCAGCTCCGGTGCGACCATCGCGCGTATGATTCAGTCCTCCATCTTCCACGGAGCCGGGGGCAGGGCTTTGtccgaggccatggcggcgacgcagCCCGGTGTTCtgagcccgccgccgccgccgcccaggaagacggcctcggtgTCGTCGCACCCGGACGAGATGATGTCGGAGTTTCCGTATTTCGCAGAGGCAAAGATGCTCTTCGATGTCTTCTTTGACCGGCTTCATACCCGTTGGCCTATCCTGGACCGTAAGCTGTACACGACGCTCTTTGAGCAGCAGTACGACCACGGATCCCTCTCGATCCAACAGAGAAGCATCATGCACCTGGTGTACGCCATCTCGGCAAGGTTCTTACAGCTGATGAAGAAGCCGTGCGACGTAGATCCACAG CAACATCTCATGGCGGCCATCGAGCCGATGGACTACATTCTCGAGCAACACAACCTTGCCACGGTTCAGTTCCTCCTTCTGCTGGCCGTCCACGGCACACGGAGTCCGTACGGCGCTGGGGCCTGGTCCCAGGTACGATATGCCGTGACGCTGTGCATCGAGCTGGGCCTCCATAGGAAGCCAGCAGTAacagcatcgtcgtcccATGGCCCCCGTGACCTCGAAATCAGGAGGCGAGCCTTTTGGTCGTGCTACTGCCTGGATCGCATGACCAGCGTCGTTCTCGGACGGACCTTTGCGATTGCTGATAGGGACATCAATGTCGAG CTTCCCAGCGACAGCGTCGAGTTCTGGGACCTTACGGCTCTCGGGTCCCCGCCCTCGGGTCAGGATCCGGCGTGGTCGAACATGGAACCCTTCATCCACATCATCAAGTTGCGCAGGATCCAGTCGAGAATCCACCGTTGTGCGTATCGCGTCGACAAAGAGGTGTCGGCGTGTTCGCcggcggagagggagagactTGACGCAAAGATGTCAGCCATCCgggccgagctggacgggTGGGCGAGAGCCATTCCACACCCTCCCAAGGGCGCCGCAACCATCACGTGGATGTATGATCCCGAGAGCGCGTACCACGACTCGAGAGACTTCTTCAACCT CCAGTATCACAAATCAGTGCTGTCGCTGTTCACCGTCCTCCTCCCGACGCTCAAGACGTCAGACACCCGGTTCGTCACCACGGCCCGGTCCGCCGCGTGCGTGTGCACGGCGTACAAGCGGCTGAACCAGCAGAAGACGCTGAGCTACACCATGACGGCGCTGCACTCGTGCTTCGTGGCGGGGCTGACGCTCGTCTACTGCCTGTGGCGGGACCGGTCCCTCTTCTCGTACGACGCGCTCGAGGCGACGCGGGCGTGCTCCCAGTCCCTCACCATCTTTGGCGAGAAGTggcccggcgccgtcaagtACCGCGACATCTTTGACGCGCTCTCCGGGAGCCTGTTCAAGACCATCGTGAGCCCCGTGTCGGAGCCCGGTCCGGGGCCGCAGCCACTGAGGGTCGACTTCGCGGCGGAGCCGGTTGGATCGCCTACGGTCCCGGCGGGTTCACCGGAAGACAGGGCCCGCAGACGCGGaagcggcgccgaggaagcagtcggcgacgccgtctcTGACGCCGTTAAGGAAGCGTTCATGGAGGTTGACGAAGAGGCGCCCGGCGGGTGGCAGGGCTGGAGGATGTTCAACGAGATGGTCCAAAGTGACCTTGCCCCGGGACAAGTGGCGGGCGTCGGGGGGCCCGGTACAGGACCATGGGCCGTGGCTGCGCAGGACCCTGGATTCTCTCCAGACTTCGGCCAGGGGGGTATCCCCGAAACGATGGATTCTGACTGGGACTTTGGCGGGCTGGAAGGGCTGCGTTGA
- a CDS encoding Putative major facilitator superfamily, MFS transporter superfamily, translated as MASEKKSQHIDLESKPNDNFVEMSAEDEKGGVLQPGADYSGAVAKSSPEEIALVRKLDLRIMPTLWCMYFLNYLDRNAIAQARLDGLETDLGLVGSQYNTCISILFVGYLLMQIPSNMLMSSKHVRPSIYMAVCMMAWAVVSACTALAKNYTHLVIVRFFLGVTEAPFYPGAIYMLSIFYTRKEIATRLSILYSGNIFATSFSGLIAAAVFNTVDGNHGLHGWQWLFIIEGCLTFGVAVIGMFTLADSPLTTRWLKPEERQLAHERMLRDTVGLEESKGAKAGFMQAVRDPRLWLLCFIQNMHLSACSFNNFFPTVVGSLGFNPTITLVLTCPPYLISGIFGYFVGISSGKYNERTWHITVCMGMAIVGFVISCATLNTPARYVSCFLFASGAYAVNSCILGWVSATLGSTQEKKAVSLSIVNVVANASYIYTAYLYPKSDGPRYLTAMASNAAFAFACIAGTWALRVWLIQTNKKMGSSGTKYAY; from the exons ATGGCctccgagaagaagagccaGCACATCGACCTCGAGTCCAAGCCCAACGACAACTTTGTCGAGAtgtcggccgaggacgaaaaGGGCGGTGTCCTGCAGCCCGGTGCGGACTACTCTGGCGCGGTAGCCAAGTCGAGCCCAGAGGAGATTGCTCTTGTCCGGAAGCTTGATTTAAGAATCATGCCAACACTCTG GTGCATGTACTTCTTGAACTAC CTCGACCGAAACGCTATTGCACAGGCCcgtctcgatggccttgagaCGGATCTCGGCCTGGTGGGCTCCCAGTACAACACTTGTATCTCAATCCTCTTCGTCGG CTACCTCCTTATGCAGATCCCCTCCAACATGCTCATGTCTTCCAAGCACGTCCGGCCTTCCATATACATGGCCGTGTGTATGATGGCATGGGCCGTTGTCTCCGCCTGCACCGCGCTCGCCAAGAACTACACCcacctcgtcatcgtccgcTTCTTCCTGGGCGTCACTGAGGCCCCCTTCTACCCGGGCGCCATCTACATGCTCTCCATCTTCTACACTCGCAAGGAGATCGCCACGCGCCTGTCGATCCTCTACTCCGGCAACATCTTCgccacctccttctcgggcctcatcgccgccgccgtcttcaacaCCGTCGACGGGAACCATGGCCTTCACGGTTGGCAGTGGTTGTTCATCATA GAGGGATGCCTCACTTTCGGGGttgccgtcatcggcatgttcaccctcgccgacagCCCGCTGACGACGCGCTGGCTGAAGCCCGAGGAGCGCCAGCTCGCCCACGAGCGCATGCTTCGGGACActgtcggcctcgaggagagcAAGGGCGCCAAGGCCGGCTTCATGCAGGCCGTCCGCGACCCCCGTCTCTGGCTGCTTTGTTTTATTCAGAACATGCACCTGTCGGCCTGCTCCTTCAACAACTTCTTCCCCACGGTCGTCGGCTCCCTCGGCTTCAACCCGACCATCACTCTGGTCCTGACATGCCCCCCGTATCTGATCTCCGGAATCTTTGGCTACTTTGTCGGCATCTCCTCCGGCAAATACAACGAGCGCACGTGGCACATCACCGTGTGCATGGGCATGgccatcgtcggcttcgtcatCTCGTGCGCGACGCTCAACACCCCGGCGCGCTACGTCTCGTGCTTCCTCTTCGCGTCCGGGGCGTACGCGGTGAACAGCTGTATCCTGGGTTGGGTGTCTGCCACCCTAGGCTCCAcccaggagaagaaggccgttAGTCTGTCCATCGTAAATGTCGTTGCCAATGCTTCGTACATCTACACCGCTTATCTG TACCCCAAGAGCGACGGACCTCGTTATCTAACGGCTATGGCGAGCAATGCTGCTTTTGCCTTTGCCTGCATTGCCGGAACATGGGCGCTGCGGGTCTGGCTTATCCAGACGAACAAGAAGATGGGATCAAGCGGCACCAAGTATGCTTACTAG
- a CDS encoding Putative GroES-like superfamily, alcohol dehydrogenase-like, NAD(P)-binding domain superfamily — protein MAQQNLSIVLAERPTAEIIPGQTFKSEQKPIPKAEDLKDGQILIENWYLSLDPAMRGWLNDRRSYIPPVQIGEVMRGATVGRVLASKSPKAKEGDVLPTFGGWSEYSVVDDARVEPVSSFPNVSQPVDYLSGIGMTALTAYFGMLRVGDPQPGETVVVSGAAGATGSVAGQIAKLKGARVVGLAGSDDKCRWLTEELGFDVALNYKDPEFRQKFKEATPDFINVYFDNVGGEILDLALARAKEFSRFVMCGGISQYNSATPQGPKNYANIITMRIKMQGFIVFDYAKDYAQARKELAQWLDEGKIKRKETIVKGGLKAAEQALVDLYKGINTGKLIVEIKNPKDAAKL, from the exons ATGGCGCAACAGAACCTCTCCAttgtcctcgccgagcgTCCCACGGCCGAGATCATCCCCGGCCAGACTTTCAAGTCGGAGCAGAAGCCCATCCCCAAGGCTGAGGACCTCAAGGATGGCCAGATCCTCATCGAGAACTGGTACCTCTCACTCGACCCCGCCATGCGCGGCTGGTTGAACG ACCGCCGCTCCTACATCCCTCCCGTCCAGATCGGCGAAGTCATGCGcggcgccaccgtcggccGCGTGCTCGCGTCCAAGTCGCCCAaagccaaggagggcgacgtGCTGCCGACGTTCGGCGGCTGGTCCGAGTacagcgtcgtcgacgacgcgcgCGTCGAGCCCGTCTCTTCGTTCCCCAACGTCTCGCAGCCGGTCGACTACCTCTCGGGCATCGGTATGACGGCGCTGACGGCCTACTTCGGCATGCTGCGCGTTGGCGACCCGCAGCCCGGcgagaccgtcgtcgtctcgggcgcggcgggcgccaCGGGCAGCGTGGCGGGCCAGatcgccaagctcaaggGCGCGCGCGTCGTTGGCCTCGCCGGGTCCGACGACAAGTGCCGCTGGCTGACGGAGgagctcggcttcgacgtcgcTCTCAACTACAAGGACCCCGAGTTCCGCCAAAAGTTCAAGGAGGCGACGCCCGACTTCATCAACGTCTACTTTGacaacgtcggcggcgagatcCTCGACCTGGCCCTCGCGCGCGCCAAGGAGTTCTCGCGCTTCGTCATGTGCGGCGGCATCAGCCAGTACAACTCGGCCACGCCCCAGGGACCCAAG AACTacgccaacatcatcacGATGCGCATCAAGATGCAGggcttcatcgtcttcgactACGCCAAGGACTACGCGCAGGCGCGCAAGGAGCTCGCGCAGTggctcgacgagggcaagaTCAAGCGCAAGGAGAccatcgtcaagggcggcCTCAAGGCGGCGGAGCAGGCGCTCGTCGACCTGTACAAGGGCATCAACACGGGCAAGCTGATTGTCGAGATCAAGAACCCCAAGGACGCGGCCAAGCTGTGA
- a CDS encoding Putative major facilitator superfamily, MFS transporter superfamily codes for MLDSKMKEDTSTITDTTSAQREHRVMHTDAAPSENEDGTPPSPSSSPSPTPAAPGQQQPKDDSDAESVGGQRNTMSRKRMLLAFSALSVCLFVSFIDQTSVSTAVPAIAGDLDTGTATSWIGTSFLIASTAFQLINGRLSDIFGRKNLLMICLVLMAVGDVLCGFSRTKEQLFAFRAVAGIGGGGINSIVMIIVSDITTLENRGKYQGILGAVLALANGVGPFVGGAVVQQSTWRWVFWMVPIISAPAAVTILFCLPLKHRSGNYADKIRKIDYGGIALNMASTLLVLVPLSGGGVSYPWSSPFVIGAVVGGGVLGVLFVLYEWKLARLPIMPLRLYRAPHCSCLYGQTFLMGQAYFGNLFYLPIYFQSILRFSPLAAGAMILPVIITTSILSILSGQYMLRAGRYMPCILAGFFLWTLGNGLTVLFGRGTGLGPLIGILIVVGAGIGLTLQPTLVGMYANSRSEDRAVTTGLRNFIRTIGGAFGLVVSGVILSNTLRRDLRGRDFVSDGVVAELTSSTYTLGDKGFSDEEQAVILEAYMRGLHYIFIYYVICSGLSLVLTLGVGNTSLKAKKPAQGPETVVRDTTGRDEKVGK; via the exons ATGCTAGATAGCAAGATGAAGGAAGATACGTCCACCATCACCGACACGACGAGCGCGCAAAGAGAACATCGAGTAATGCATACGGATGCCGCACCGAGCGAAAATGAAGACGGcacaccaccatcaccatcatcatcgccgagccCGACCCCGGCGGCCCCTGGACAACAACAGCCAAAGGACGACAGCGATGCCGAgagcgtcggcggccagcgGAACACCATGTCGCGGAAACGCATGCTGctcgccttctcggcccTGTCCGTCTGcctcttcgtctccttcatcgaccAGACGAGCGTCTCCacggcggtgccggccaTCGCGGGCGACCTCGACACGGGCACGGCCACGTCGTGGATCGGGACCTCGTTCCTCAtcgcgtcgacggccttccAGCTCATCAACGGGCGCCTCTCGGACATCTTTGGCCGCAAGAACCTGCTCATGATCTGCCTGGTGCTtatggccgtcggcgacgtcctcTGCGGCTTCTCCCGCACCAAGGAGCAGCTCTTTGCGTTCCGAGCCGTGgcgggcatcggcggcggcggcatcaacaGCATCGTCATGATCATTGTGAGTGACATCACGACGCTGGAGAACCGAGGCAAATACCAAG gcatcctcggcgccgtcctcgccttGGCTAACGGAGTCGGGCccttcgtcggcggtgccgtCGTGCAGCAGTCGACCTGGCGCTGGGTCTTCTGGATGGTTCCCATCATAAGCGCCCCGGCTGCCGTCACCATCCTCTTCTGCCTGCCCCTCAAGCACCGGTCCGGCAACTACGCCGACAAGATCCGAAAGATCGACTacggcggcatcgccctGAACATGGCCTCGACGCTGCTGGTCCTGGTGCCGCtgtccggcggcggcgtgtcgTACCCGTGGTCCTCGCCCTTCGTCATCggagccgtcgtcggcggcggcgtcctggGCGTCCTCTTCGTGCTGTACGAGTGGAAGCTCGCGAGGCTGCCCATCATGCCTCTCCGCCTGTACCGGGCGCCACACTGCAGCTGCCTCTACGGCCAGACGTTTCTCATGGGCCAGGCCTACTTCGGCAACCTGTTCTACCTGCCCATCTACTTCCAGTCCATCCTCCGCTTCtcgcccctcgccgccggcgccatgatCCTGCCCGTCATCATCACGACGTCGATCCTGTCCATCCTCTCGGGCCAGTACATGCTGCGCGCCGGGCGGTACATGCCCTGCATcctcgccggcttcttcttgtggACCCTCGGCAACGGCTTAACGGTGCTCTTCGGCCGCGGCACGGGGCTCGGGCCGCTCATCGGCATCCttatcgtcgtcggcgccggcatcgggCTCACGCTGCAGCCGACGCTGGTGGGCATGTACGCCAACTCGCGCAGCGAGGACCGCGCCGTGACGACGGGCCTGCGCAACTTCATCCGcaccatcggcggcgccttcgggctcgtcgtctcggGAGTTATCCTCTCCAACACGCTGCGGCGGGACCTGCGCGGCAGGGACTTCGTCtcggacggcgtcgtcgccgagctcacGTCCTCGACGTACACGCTGGGCGACAAGGGgttctcggacgaggagcaggccgTGATCCTCGAGGCCTACATGAGGGGGCTGCATTACATCTTCATCTACTACGTCATCTGTTCCGGGCTGAGTCTGGTGTTGACGCTCGGGGTGGGCAACACGAGTCTcaaggcgaagaagccggcgCAGGGCCCGGAGACGGTGGTGAGGGACACGACGGGCAGAGACGAAAAGGTGGGGAAATGA
- a CDS encoding Putative NADH:flavin oxidoreductase/NADH oxidase, aldolase-type TIM barrel, oxidoreductase Oye, producing MSKLFSPLTVGSIQLSNRLALAPLTRYRADDEWTPTQMMKEYYAQRGCVPGTLLVSEGTLISHRAAGRRNVPGIWSDAHIAGWREVTDAVHEKGSFIYCQLWHLGRGGRVDVLESLGLSLESSSAVPIADDTPTPVELTEADILATVEDYAAAARNAIEAGFDGVEIHGANGYLPDQFLQDTCNKRTDAWGGSIEKRARFHLEVTKAVVDVVGAHRTAVRLSPYSDFQGMLMDDPDPTFRYLVEQLRPLGLAYLHLIEARISGNDDTDCGGQRTVRWLVELWDNASPVLLAGGFTAASARTAADETYNKYDVAIVFGRYFISNPDLVFRIKEDIELDKYERTYFYTPKLPTGYIDYPFSPQFQSA from the exons ATGTCGAAactcttctctcctctcacGGTCGGCTCGATCCAGCTCTCCAACCGTCTGGCCTTGGCTCCCCTGACGCGATACCGTGCCGACGACGAATGGACGCCGACGCAGATGATGAAGG AGTACTACGCGCAGAGAGGCTGCGTGCCGGGCACCCTGCTCGTGTCCGAAGGGACCCTGATCTCGcaccgcgccgccggccgccggaACGTACCCGGCATATGGAGTGACGCCCACATCGCAGGCTGGAGGGAGGTGACGGACGCCGTCCACGAGAAGGGGTCCTTCATCTACTGCCAACTTTggcacctcggccgcggTGGCAGAGTCGACGTGCTCGAGTCCCTTGGCCTGTCCCTCGAGTCGTCGAGCGCGGTGCCCATTGCCGACGACACGCCTACGCCCGTCGAGCtgaccgaggccgacatcCTCGCCACCGTCGAGGACTACGCGGCGGCTGCCCGCAAtgccatcgaggccggcttTGACGGTGTCGAGATCCACGGCGCCAACGGCTATCTGCCAGACCAGTTCCTCCAGGACACCTGCAACAAGCGGACCGACGCCTggggcggcagcatcgagaAGCGGGCGCGATTCCACTTGGAGGtgaccaaggccgtcgtcgacgtcgtcggggcTCACAGGACCGCCGTCCGTCTGAGCCCCTACAGCGACTTCCAGGGCATGCTCATGGACGATCCGGACCCGACCTTCAGGTATCTGGTCGAGCAGCTGAGGCCCCTGGGCCTCGCATACCTCCATCTCATCGAGGCCCGAATTAGCGGAAACGACGACACGGATTGTGGCGGACAGCGGACGGTGCGGTGGCTGGTCGAGCTTTGGGACAACGCAAGTCCCGTCTtgctcgccggcggcttcacggccgcgtcggcgaggacggctgCCGACGAGACGTACAACAAGTATGATGTGGCGATCGTGTTCGGCCGGTACTTCATCTCGAACCCAGACCTCGTATTTCGCATCAAGGAGGATATCGAGTTGGATAAGTACGAGCGGACATACTTTTACACGCCCAAGCTGCCGACTGGGTATATAGACTACCCATTCTCCCCCCAATTCCAGTCGGCGTAG
- a CDS encoding Putative purine-cytosine permease: protein MARIRIPTRAEMTAPFQSRAAFKQWAKASEAPEGRARIGDSRWSNKDLEPTPPEQRTWTWYNLPLYWFSNMFGTTGWNVASSLIAVGLTWQQAFVSCVLGALISAIIVTGMARPGVMYHLGYPVLARSVMGMYGSYFFVFIRAVVCIIWYGIQTYYGANLLSVCFRCVFGNSWNNWANALPAGADVTSKQLLAFFLLWLIEFPFTWIHPTHIHYIFTIKGIVMPFACFGLFGWCMAHGTGISNINAASAAGAAAAAKTPVGWAVMSGVNVIMGSLSPMLVNQPDLARYCKRPRDAGWLQGACVFFAKILVFFLGLASTTSLQGAWGEAYWNLWDMLDAILDRHWTAAGRTGVFLVSLSFILSVLATNFGANSLPFGADMTGLFPKYLTIRRGQIVCAVLGVVVLPWKLIANASAFLSFLGSYNIFMAPLCAIIMSDYIVGRRGNIHVPSLYNGSKDGLYWFKSGVNWVGVFAWIGGTAMGLPGLVGEYQPQSVSQPAKYMYMMGWVLTFFTSAILYIVLIQFFKVKVYPPGYENEPMGYEWLAKEGRDGFFEGEREGEIYAPPSPRIADGEEMRLGEKGHKMEA from the exons ATGGCACGAATTCGCATACCCACCAGAGCCGAGATGACGGCCCCGTTCCAGTCCAGAGCAGCCTTCAAGCAATGGGCCAAGGCGTCCGAGGCGCCCGAGGGACGGGCCCGGATCGGCGACTCGAGATGGTCCAACAAAGACCTcgagccgacgccgccggagcaGAGGACCTGGACGTGGTACAACCTGCCGCTGTACTGGTTCTCCAACATGTTTGGCACGACGGGGTGGAACGTCGCGTCTTCGCTGATTGCCGTCGGCCTG ACCTGGCAACAAGCCTTCGTGTCGTGTGTGCTCGGCGCGCTCATCTCCGCCATCATCGTGACGGGCATGGCGAGACCTGGCGTCATGTACCATCTCGGATA cCCCGTCCTCGCGCGGTCGGTGATGGGCATGTACGGCTCGtacttcttcgtcttcatccgGGCCGTCGTCTGCATCATCTGGTACGGCATCCAGACGTACTACGGCGCAAACCTGCTTTCCGTGTGTTTCCGCTGCGTCTTCGGGAACAGCTGGAACAACTGGGCCAACGCgctgcccgccggcgccgacgtgacGTCCAAGCAGCTACTGGCCTTTTTTCTCCTCTGGCTGATCGAGTTCCCTTTT ACTTGGATACACCCGACCCACATCCACTACATCTTCACCATCAAGGGCATCGTCATGCCGTtcgcctgcttcggcctctTCGGCTGGTGCATGGCACACGGGACCGGCATCTCGAACATCAACGCGGCCTCAGCTgccggtgcggcggcggctgccaAGACGCCGGTCGGATGGGCCGTGATGAGCGGCGTCAACGTCATCATGGGCTCCCTCTCGCCCATGCTCGTCAACCAGCCCGACCTGGCGCGGTACTGCAAGCGGCCCCGGGACGCCGGCTGGCTCCAGGGCGCCTGCGTCTTTTTCGCCAAgatcctcgtcttcttcctcggtcTGGCGTCGACCACGTCGCTGCAGGGCGCCTGGGGCGAGGCGTACTGGAACCTCTGGGACAtgctcgacgccatcctcgaccgGCACTGGACGGCCGCCGGGCGTACGGGCGTCTTCCTGGTCTCCCTCAGCTTCATCCTCAGCGTGCTGGCGACCAACTTCGGCGCCAACTCGCTGCCCTTCGGCGCCGACATGACGGGCCTGTTCCCCAAGTACCTGACAATCCGCCGGGGCCAGATCGTCTGCGCCGTCCTCGGGGTCGTCGTGTTGCCGTGGAAGCTGATCGCCAACGCGTCCGCGTTCCTGTCCTTCTTGGGGAGCTACAACATCTTCATGGCCCCCCTTTGCGCC ATCATCATGTCGGATTACATCGTCGGTCGCAGAGGCAACATCCACGTCCCGTCGCTGTACAACGGCTCAAAGGACGGCCTGTACTGGTTCAAATCTGGCGTCAACTGGGTGGGTGTGTTCGCCTGGATCGGGGGCACGGCGATGGGGTTGCCCGGCCTCGTAGGGGAGTATCAGCCCCAGAGCGTCAGCCAGCCGGCCAAGTACATGTACATGATGGGCTGGGTGTTGACGTTCTTCACGTCGGCCATTCTGTACATCGTTCTCATCCAGTTCTTCAAGGTCAAAGTGTACCCTCCAGGGTATGAGAACGAGCCGATGGGTTATGAAtggctggccaaggagggacgcgacggcttcttcgagggcgagagggagggagagatctacgcgccgccgtccccgcggatcgcggacggcgaggagatGCGATTGGGGGAGAAGGGGCACAAGATGGAGGCTTGA